Proteins encoded together in one Desulfovibrio aminophilus DSM 12254 window:
- a CDS encoding OmpH family outer membrane protein produces MTKSLSALSVLVLAAFLFTGCVGESKPQVGVVDAAAVFKQCKAGQQAMTYLQEQAKALQEKVQEAQKAAEGNQNEQTMQAFQKAVTEYQTTMGGEQQRLVTLLNDKYTAVLEKYRKDSGLVAILSKEAVMAYDPAADITAKVVEALDKENIDLQLAPKADAAKAEAPKAEAAPAPAEAPKADAPKEEKKP; encoded by the coding sequence ATGACCAAGTCGTTGAGCGCCCTGAGCGTCCTGGTGTTGGCGGCCTTTCTGTTCACCGGATGCGTCGGGGAGAGCAAGCCCCAGGTGGGCGTCGTTGACGCCGCCGCCGTGTTCAAGCAGTGCAAGGCCGGACAGCAGGCCATGACCTACCTCCAGGAGCAGGCCAAGGCCCTCCAGGAGAAGGTCCAGGAAGCCCAGAAGGCCGCCGAGGGCAACCAGAACGAGCAGACCATGCAGGCCTTCCAGAAGGCCGTCACCGAGTACCAGACGACCATGGGCGGCGAACAGCAGCGCCTGGTGACCCTGCTCAACGACAAGTACACCGCCGTGCTCGAGAAGTACCGCAAGGACAGCGGCCTGGTGGCGATCCTCTCCAAGGAGGCCGTGATGGCCTACGACCCGGCCGCCGACATCACCGCCAAGGTGGTCGAGGCCCTGGACAAGGAGAACATCGACCTCCAGCTCGCGCCCAAGGCCGACGCGGCCAAGGCGGAAGCTCCCAAGGCGGAGGCCGCCCCGGCTCCGGCCGAGGCCCCCAAGGCCGACGCTCCCAAGGAAGAGAAGAAGCCGTAA
- a CDS encoding DsrE family protein, translating to MKILILVSNPDPEIKWNALRFGNVLLNQGDDVTIFLNGPAADLLAGDGERFPLAEQAKLFTLSEGVLAAUGKCMTLHGVEGAACPASQGNMALLADAVHAADRIVSY from the coding sequence ATGAAAATACTCATCCTCGTCTCCAACCCGGACCCGGAGATCAAGTGGAACGCGCTGCGGTTCGGCAACGTCCTGCTGAACCAGGGCGACGACGTGACCATCTTCCTCAACGGCCCGGCCGCCGACCTGCTGGCCGGGGACGGCGAACGGTTCCCCCTCGCGGAGCAGGCCAAGCTCTTCACCCTGAGCGAGGGCGTGCTAGCGGCCTGAGGCAAGTGCATGACCCTCCACGGCGTGGAGGGAGCAGCCTGCCCGGCGAGCCAGGGCAACATGGCCTTGCTGGCCGACGCGGTGCACGCGGCCGACCGCATCGTCAGCTACTGA
- the ribB gene encoding 3,4-dihydroxy-2-butanone-4-phosphate synthase: MNQTTTVSFHERQVEAALYSLRQGSGVLVVDDLDRENEGDLIYPAQTLTREQMALLIRACSGIVCLCLTGEAAAALDLPPMVERNESPYGTAFTVSIEAAQGVTTGVSAADRLATVRAATAPDAKPSDLHRPGHVFPLIARPGGVLERRGHTEATVDLARLAGFPPAGVLCELTNADGSMARLPEIRAFARTHDMPVVSVEALAEYRRDKGL; this comes from the coding sequence ATGAATCAGACGACCACGGTTTCTTTCCACGAACGACAGGTTGAGGCGGCCCTGTACTCCCTCAGGCAGGGCAGCGGGGTCCTGGTGGTGGACGACCTGGACCGGGAGAACGAGGGCGACCTCATCTATCCGGCCCAGACCCTGACCAGGGAGCAGATGGCCCTGCTCATCCGGGCGTGCAGCGGCATCGTCTGCCTCTGCCTCACCGGCGAGGCGGCCGCGGCCCTGGACCTGCCGCCCATGGTCGAGCGCAACGAGAGCCCCTACGGCACGGCCTTCACCGTGAGCATCGAGGCGGCCCAGGGCGTGACCACCGGGGTTTCGGCGGCCGACCGGCTGGCCACGGTGCGCGCGGCCACGGCCCCGGACGCCAAACCCTCGGATCTGCATCGCCCCGGCCATGTCTTCCCGCTCATCGCCCGGCCCGGCGGGGTTCTGGAGCGCCGGGGCCACACCGAGGCCACCGTGGACCTGGCCCGGCTGGCGGGCTTTCCCCCGGCCGGAGTGCTCTGCGAGCTGACCAACGCCGACGGCAGCATGGCCCGGCTGCCCGAGATTCGGGCCTTCGCCCGGACCCACGACATGCCCGTGGTCAGCGTGGAGGCCCTGGCCGAGTACCGGCGGGACAAGGGGCTCTAA
- a CDS encoding SAM-dependent methyltransferase: MGLAVYQAAPGFLAELLAGLPTPEEVREPLALVRGEVPATLPAWAQNVWLEPVFIPIKSIGDAAKKLKAIQRNWALCPTRHHRRAALIEEKLPRVSAKPLVFGRAAPPAPLGAWTLWEENLLLASPRCSSPFPNGEIRFEEDREGPPSRAYLKLWETFTRIGVRPGPGELCLDLGASPGGWTFVLAGLGARVFAIDKAPLDPRLERLPNVETCRGSAFGLDPRHAGAVDWLFSDVICYPERLLGYVRRWLELGSCRNFVCTVKLQGPGAPEALQGFADIPGSSLMHLCHNKHELTWVKLG; the protein is encoded by the coding sequence GTGGGCCTCGCGGTCTACCAGGCGGCCCCGGGCTTCCTGGCCGAACTCCTGGCCGGGCTGCCGACGCCCGAGGAGGTGCGCGAGCCCCTGGCGCTCGTGCGCGGGGAGGTTCCGGCCACGCTCCCGGCCTGGGCCCAAAACGTCTGGCTCGAGCCCGTCTTCATCCCCATCAAGTCCATCGGGGACGCGGCCAAAAAGCTCAAGGCGATCCAGCGCAACTGGGCCCTCTGCCCCACGCGCCACCACCGCCGCGCCGCGCTCATCGAGGAGAAGCTTCCCAGGGTTTCCGCGAAGCCCCTGGTCTTCGGCCGGGCCGCGCCGCCCGCGCCCCTGGGGGCCTGGACCCTCTGGGAGGAGAACCTCCTGCTGGCCTCCCCGCGCTGCTCAAGCCCCTTTCCCAACGGCGAGATCCGCTTCGAGGAGGACCGCGAGGGACCGCCCAGCCGGGCCTACCTCAAGCTCTGGGAGACCTTCACCCGCATCGGCGTCCGGCCCGGGCCGGGCGAACTCTGCCTGGACCTGGGGGCCAGCCCCGGCGGTTGGACCTTCGTGCTGGCGGGCCTCGGCGCGCGGGTCTTCGCCATCGACAAGGCCCCCCTCGACCCGCGCCTGGAGCGGCTGCCCAACGTGGAGACCTGCCGGGGCAGCGCCTTCGGCCTGGACCCGCGCCACGCCGGGGCCGTGGACTGGCTCTTCTCGGACGTGATCTGCTACCCCGAACGTCTCCTGGGCTACGTCCGGCGCTGGCTGGAGCTGGGCTCCTGCCGCAACTTCGTCTGCACCGTGAAGCTCCAGGGCCCGGGCGCGCCCGAGGCGCTCCAGGGCTTCGCGGACATCCCGGGCTCCAGCCTCATGCACCTCTGCCACAACAAACACGAACTCACCTGGGTGAAACTGGGCTGA
- a CDS encoding polysaccharide biosynthesis/export family protein: MRHFLCILLLLSGLLPARAAQAAESATASATATATATVASTPSAASEPAPFGSNLFQGNFSQARAGDSREIGAGDRLVLRLWGGRAFDGVLTVDDAGQIELPELGAFPVAGMSQAQLLDSVRSKLNAAGDAETQIYVALLDGRPVSLFVTGFVPRPGRYSGAPTDTVLAYLDRAGGIDSRRGSFRNIRLLRGGKETARFDLYPFLLRGELPQVRLQDGDTLVVGERGVMVTAAGEARNIARFEFRPGEAVGAGLIALADPQARASHVSLVGTRNGAPYNLYLQMREFRTLRLADGDRAQFLADTPGDTIMVEAEGAIRGASRFPLKRNARLAEVRNYIAVDPERANLQGLYIKRRSVAARQKQAIDDALRRLEASAATATSVTAEGAQIRSHEAEMISKFAEKARDVQPEGIVVVGSGGKLADIALEDGDVIVIPEKSDVVLVSGEVMMPQAIVWSKDRVLKEYVRGAGGYTNRADPGNVLLVRPGGEIFRASDADVEPGDQILVLPGVDSKNMQVVKDMSQILYQIAVAAKVAIGIY; this comes from the coding sequence ATGCGTCACTTCCTGTGCATCCTGCTTCTGCTGAGCGGCCTGCTTCCCGCGCGCGCGGCCCAGGCCGCCGAGAGCGCCACGGCCAGCGCCACGGCCACGGCCACCGCCACGGTGGCCTCCACGCCCTCCGCCGCTTCGGAGCCCGCGCCCTTCGGCTCCAACCTCTTCCAGGGCAACTTCTCCCAGGCCCGCGCGGGCGACTCCCGCGAGATCGGCGCGGGCGACCGGCTCGTGCTGCGGCTCTGGGGCGGACGCGCCTTCGACGGCGTGCTCACCGTGGACGACGCGGGCCAGATCGAGCTGCCCGAGCTGGGAGCCTTCCCGGTGGCCGGGATGTCCCAGGCCCAACTGCTGGATTCCGTGCGCAGCAAGCTGAACGCCGCTGGCGACGCCGAGACGCAGATCTACGTCGCGCTCCTGGACGGCCGCCCGGTGTCGCTCTTCGTCACCGGCTTCGTGCCCCGGCCCGGACGCTATTCCGGCGCGCCCACGGACACGGTGCTGGCCTACCTGGACCGCGCCGGTGGCATCGACTCCCGCCGGGGCAGCTTCCGCAACATCCGCCTGCTGCGCGGCGGCAAGGAGACGGCCCGCTTCGACCTCTACCCCTTCCTCCTGCGCGGCGAACTGCCCCAGGTGCGCCTGCAGGACGGCGACACCCTGGTGGTGGGCGAACGCGGGGTCATGGTCACGGCCGCCGGAGAGGCGCGCAACATCGCCCGCTTCGAGTTCCGGCCCGGCGAGGCCGTCGGCGCGGGGCTCATCGCCCTGGCCGATCCCCAGGCCCGGGCCTCGCACGTGAGCCTCGTGGGCACGCGCAACGGCGCTCCCTACAACCTCTATCTCCAGATGCGCGAATTCCGCACCCTGCGGTTGGCCGACGGCGACCGCGCGCAGTTCCTGGCCGACACCCCGGGCGACACGATCATGGTCGAAGCCGAGGGCGCCATCCGGGGGGCCTCGCGCTTCCCGCTCAAGCGCAACGCCCGGCTTGCCGAGGTGCGCAACTACATCGCCGTGGACCCCGAACGGGCCAATCTCCAGGGCCTGTACATCAAGCGCCGCAGCGTGGCCGCGCGCCAGAAGCAGGCCATCGACGACGCCCTGCGCCGCCTGGAGGCCAGCGCGGCCACGGCCACCTCGGTGACGGCCGAGGGCGCGCAGATCCGCAGCCACGAGGCCGAAATGATCTCCAAGTTCGCGGAGAAGGCCCGCGACGTGCAGCCCGAGGGCATCGTGGTGGTGGGTTCGGGGGGCAAGCTGGCCGACATCGCCCTGGAGGACGGGGACGTCATCGTCATCCCGGAAAAGAGCGACGTGGTGCTCGTGAGCGGCGAGGTCATGATGCCCCAGGCCATCGTCTGGAGCAAGGACCGCGTCCTCAAGGAGTACGTGCGCGGCGCGGGCGGCTACACCAACCGCGCGGACCCCGGCAACGTGCTCCTGGTGCGCCCCGGCGGCGAAATCTTCCGGGCCTCGGACGCGGACGTGGAGCCCGGGGACCAGATCCTGGTCCTGCCCGGCGTGGACTCCAAGAACATGCAGGTGGTCAAGGACATGTCCCAGATCCTCTACCAGATCGCCGTGGCCGCCAAGGTGGCCATCGGCATCTACTAG
- a CDS encoding DVU3141 family protein has translation MKSRYPSLVLLLLLALLPAGCGGSPSPAPSQNIAPQPKAETPVLDFLAANEQGASATLDDPAFGQGVHVVLDARFFSATGEECKRAMLTTAEHEAEVVVACRRPDGAWRLAPRIWGQGLPR, from the coding sequence ATGAAATCCCGGTACCCGTCTCTCGTTCTCCTGCTCCTCCTGGCCCTGCTTCCGGCGGGCTGCGGCGGTTCGCCCAGTCCCGCGCCGAGCCAGAACATCGCACCCCAGCCCAAGGCCGAAACCCCGGTGCTGGACTTCCTGGCCGCCAACGAGCAAGGCGCCTCGGCCACCCTGGACGACCCGGCCTTCGGCCAGGGCGTGCATGTGGTCCTGGACGCCCGCTTCTTCTCGGCCACCGGCGAGGAGTGCAAGCGCGCCATGCTGACCACCGCCGAGCACGAGGCCGAGGTGGTCGTGGCCTGCCGCCGCCCGGACGGCGCCTGGCGGCTGGCCCCGCGCATCTGGGGCCAGGGCCTGCCCCGCTGA
- a CDS encoding Hpt domain-containing protein: MSTPGFDPDLFLEYLGDDRELAVELLTAFTEDAPVRLTDLTSAVEALDFESATRSAHSLKGMCGVLRDREVAALALEMETAARTRDEAALHAALPKLTHGLREVLDRAAAFLASGPRAA, from the coding sequence ATGAGCACCCCCGGTTTCGATCCCGACCTGTTTCTGGAGTACCTTGGCGACGACCGTGAGCTGGCCGTGGAGCTGCTCACGGCCTTCACCGAGGACGCCCCGGTGCGCCTGACCGACCTGACCTCGGCCGTGGAGGCCCTCGACTTCGAATCCGCCACCCGCTCGGCCCACTCCCTCAAAGGCATGTGCGGCGTGCTCCGCGACCGGGAGGTGGCCGCCCTGGCCCTGGAGATGGAGACGGCGGCGCGAACCCGAGACGAGGCCGCCCTGCACGCGGCGTTGCCCAAGCTGACCCACGGCCTGCGCGAGGTTCTGGACCGCGCCGCGGCCTTCCTCGCCTCCGGCCCCCGGGCCGCCTGA